Genomic DNA from Salinibacter pepae:
CGCCCAGCCAACTCGTCGTCCACAAGCAGGACCGCTCGGTGCAGGAGAGCTTCTCCTACGAGGCGGACGGGGCGTAGCCTTCGGTTCGGCCTGACCATCCCGTACGGCACGAAAGCGGCCATCCCTCCAGGGTCGGCCGCTTTTTTATACGTGTCTCCGCCGCCACACCGCTCAATGCCATCGACGCGTCCCCCCGCCTCATGCACGCCGGAAGCCTCCGCGAGAAGCTGGAGCAGTTCGACGAACAGTGGGCGCCCCGCATCGTTGCGGCAGTGAACGACCAACACGTCAAGCTCGCCAGGCTGGAGGGGCCGTTCGACTGGCACCACCACGACGGCGCCGACGAGTTTTTTCTCGTCCTCCATGGGCGACTAGTGATCGAGTTTCGGGACGCGGAGGATCGGCGGCTCAACGCGGGCGACTTTTGCGTCGTCCCGAGCGGCACCGACCACCGACCGGTCGCCCCCGAGGGGGAGGCGCACGTGCTCCTCGTGGAGCCCGCCGCCACCCGCAACACCGGGAATCTCGACACCGACCGCACGGTTGAGGATCCCGAATGGATTTGAGCCGCCGGCTCGGGGCGGGGCGGACCGCCGGGAGCGGCCCCGCGAGGCGCGCGCCGCCGCGTCTCCTCCACCGAGGGCAACGCGTTTTTCTTTTCCAGTTTCTTTTCCAGAGCGCCCGCCTCCTCATGATCCACCAGGACGTGCTCATGCGGCAGATCCGCCAGTTCACGAAGGCGATCGCCACGCTGCTGGGCCAGTCGTCCCGCGAACAGCCCGACGGCCTGCTGCAGGGGATCGATGAGGCCTGCCGCACCCACCTCGACGGGCGGGCCGAGGACCTGCGCACGCTGCCGCCCGACGCGCTGCTGGAGCTGTGCCACGAGAACGACCGGTTTGTGCCGGACGTGGCCCAGACCCTCGCCCGCGCCCTCCACCGGATGGGCGAAACCTACGAGTACCGGGACGACGCCGAGAAGGCCGGGGGCTGCTTCGCCCGGTCCCTCCTCCTCTACCGCCACCTCCTCCACGACCCGGACGCCCCGGTCTCCTGGCAGGCCGGCACGACCGTCGCCGCGCTGTCGAAACGGGTCGACGCGTTGCCCGTCGACGACGCCACCCTGGAGGCGCTGGCGGCGCTGCGGAACGGCGCGGAGTAAGGCGTCACAGCCAGAACGGGAAAGAATCGGAGACGCCGTCGTACGAAGTGCACGTCAACTATTGGTCACCACCGAAATAGTCATGCCTGATGACACCGCAGAACTCGCTGAACGCGCCAACGAAATCTTCGACCGCGTGATACGTCCGCAGGTCGACGTGGAGGAAGACGCCCAAAAGTACGTCGCCATCGACACCGAATCGGAAGACTTCGAAATCGACGCCGACCAGCGGGCCGCGTCGGATCGTCTGCTCGAACGCCATCCGGAAGCCCGAGGCCGCATCTTCTTTCGCCGCGTCGGCAGTCCCTACGCCCATTACTTCGGGGGAGGACTGCGGGAGGAGCGCGGTAAATGACCACCGGCTTCATCACCCCCGACCAGGAGCCCGCTCTGCGACTGGAGGTTGTCGGCCCGGAGGGGGCCCGTTCGTTCGAGGCGATCATCGATACCGGCTTCAATGGCGGTCTCGCCATTCCTCCAGCGTGGATCGAGGCCCTCGGTCTGCCCCGAGCTGGACACGAACAGATGGTGCTGGCGGACGGAAGCGTCACCGGCGCCTACCTGTACGACGGCTACGTGCTTCTCGATGAGGAGGCCCACGATGTCGTTGTGACCGAAGCGCCGGGAACGCCCCTTGCCGGGACGGACCTTCTCTGGGGATTCTCCCTCTGTATTGAGTTCCAGGTTGATGGGAGCGTCGAAGTCGACCCACTGCCGTCCCCTTCCTGAAGGACCGTTCAGCGCAAAGTCGAGACATCTTCCGGGACCTGTGTCGCGCATTCATGTCTCCTCTCACAGGACTCTGACGCCCCGATGTTGTGGCAGGTGGGCACCCACTGTCGCGGCGCTCGCGGAGCGATCCGATCCTGTTCGTAGCATCAAAGAAGAATTGAGGACCGGTCGACTGGTCAGATGTCTTGAGAATTGAGATTCTCAATGATGTCTTCGGGGTCTGATATCTGGTGAATTTCCTCTTCTAAAGTTTCGCCATCGCTTTCCGAGAGAAAGAACAGTGCCAGGAACAAAGCGAAGAGAGCTGTTGCTATCGCGTTTCCTGTCGTCGCTATCTCCATCGTCGGATCTACTACTGGTCTCAAGACCACTCCGAGAGAGGTTGAGGCTAAGACTCCATATATTTTTCTCCACTTGCTGAGCTGCCGGATTGATGTGATTGCTGCTTTCGAGGGCCGCCCTTTATCCAAGAGATACTGTATTTCAAGTGTAGTCAGTGCATATCCAAGCCGTCCAGGAACCTCTGTGCTCCCAGTTTCGGGATCAAAGGATAGAGGAATGCTTGGATCTCGATCTCCTTCCCCGCTGTCAGTGGGATGGTTTGACTGTTCGGTAACCACTGCGCAGTGGTGAGTCTTGTCGCCTTATCTCGGAGTGAGTGTGGTATAACTAACTGTTTTCGGTTTCGAATGCTATTTCCCTCTCTTCCCGCAACACTTTCGTGTTGGCAATCTCCTCAGAGAATAAAATTTCCTCCAGGCTATCGGATGGTCGTTCCTGGCCGTCAACAGTTACCTTCCAGAACGAGGAGTCGAACTCGTCTAGGTCAATAGAATTGGGTTTGGGACCAGCATTTACCCGAAATACCAAGAGGTTCTCCCCTGTCCCCACACGTTGGTAGGTCACGAGGAACCTGTCTTGAGAGATACGGACCACCTTCACTTTGAGGGTTTCGTCTTCGTAGGGAACTACAGTATCTCCGACGGAGATGTCAGCCTGTTCCATCATTTCCTGGGCCGTCTAGAGGTTGAATTTATGTGCTACGGTGGAAAATTACCGTACGATTTTACTTCCAGCGTTGTTGGCTCACTAACGCATTAACTTCGGTCGAGACCTGCACACTCCTACATTCACCCCTCCACCGCACTCGGCGCCCGAAACTGATACGACGCGAGGCGCCGATAGAGCCCGCCTGCCTCCATCAGCTCCGCATGCGTGCCGCGCTGCACGATGCGGCCGTCGTCGAGCACGAAGAGGCGGTCGGCCGTCTGGACGGTGGAGAGGCGATGCGCGATGATGAACGTGGTGCGCCCCTCCATGAGCCGCTCCAGGGCCTCCTGCACGAGCGCCTCCGAGGCGGAGTCGAGGGACGAGGTGGCCTCGTCCAAGAGCAGCAGGCGCGCGTCGCGCAGCAGGGCCCGGGCGATGGCGACGCGCTGGCGCTGCCCCCCACTCAGCTTCACGCCCCGCTCGCCCACCTCGGCGTCGTAGCCGTCGGGCAGGTCCACGATGAAGTCGTGCGCGTTGGCGGCGCGGGCCGCCTCGGCCACCGCCTCGTCGGACGCGTCGAGCCGCCCGTAGCGGATGTTCTCCCCGATGGTGGCGTTGAAGAGGTGCACCTCCTGCGAGACGGACGCGATCTGGGCACGCAGGGACCGCCGCGTGACGCGGCGCAGGTCATGGTCGTCGACGCGGACACGCCCCTCCTGGGGGGCGTAGAAGCGAGGGATCAGGCTCATGAGGGTCGACTTGCCCGCACCGCTCGGCCCCACGAGGGCGACCGTCTCGCCCGCCGCCACGTCGAGCGAGAGGTCCTTGAGCACCGGCTGGCCCTCGTCGTAGGCGAAGGTCACGTCGTCGAGGCGCACCCGGCCGTCGATCGGGGGCAGGTCGACGGCGTCCGGGGCGTCGCGGAGGTGGGGCTCGGTGTCGAGCAGGTCGAACAGGCGCTCCGTGGCCCCCGCGGCGCTGTTAAACGTGGAGTAGAGCTGCGACATGCTGCTCACGCTCCGCGCGATGTTGAAGGCGTAAAACACGAACGCCACGAGGTCCCCCTCCGTGAGCCGCCCAGCCAGCACCTCGATGCCGCCGTACCAGAAGATCGCCACGAGGGCGGCGAAGAAGAGCAGCCCCACCGTCGACTCGAACAGGGCCGTCACGACCACGCGGTAGCGCGCCGTGCCGAAGAGGTCCTCCACCGCCTCGTTGTAGCGGTCCACCTCGTAGTCGGACCGCGCAAACGCCTTGACGACGCGGACGGACGCAAGGGCCTCCTCCGCCACGGCCGTCGTGTCGGCCAGCCGGTCCTGGATGTCGCGGGCGAGCGTCCGAATCTTGCGCCCGAAGTAGATCGCAAACCCGGTGACGGCCGGCACGATGAGGAAGATGATGAGGCTGAGGCGCCAGTTGAGCACCACCATGAGCGCCACCGACCCCACCAGCGAGAGCGACTGGGTCAGGAAGTTGGGAAGCGCGTCCGTCACCGCGCTCCGCACCGAGCCTACGTCGTTGGTGAGACGCGAGGTGAGGTCGCCCGTCCGGCGGTCGGTAAAGAACCGCAGGCTCTGCCGGTGGAGGTGCCGGTACACCTTCTTGCGCAGGTCCGCAACCACGCGCTCGCCGGTCCACCCCAGCAGGTACTTGCCCCCAAAGGCCGCCGCGGAGCGGGCCAGGAAGAGGCCGATCAGCACCAGGGTGAGAAGGTCGAGCAGGGCCCGGTTCTCTTGCTGAAAGACTGCGTCTACGAGCTCGCGCAGGCCCAGCGGCACGACGAGCGCCACCGCCGCCCCCACCACGGTGAGCACCACGGCCCCGACGAGGCGGGCCCGGTAGGGCCACCCGAGGCGAAGGATGCGCCGGAGGGACGTCCACAGCCGCTCGGGGCGGAGCGACGGCTCTTCGGACGTGGACTCGGACTCCGGCATGGGCGATGCGGACGGCGTTTTGATCGTACGTGTCGGACTCAGTGAGTCAACCTTTTCTGCGACGGCAGGGATTCGCGGGGGGCGTTCTCGTTTGGGAAAAAGACGCCAAACCAGTTGCCTAGCGCCGCGAATGGAGGCAGGTCGGCGCCCTGACTCGTTTCTCCAAACGGCCCCTCGACTGTGAAGCTGTGCGCAACAACCACGGGGCGTGCGTGTGCAAAGGCCAGGCTCGTGTCCCCCGCCCACTACCGCCCCCCCATGCGCTTCCCTACGCCATTTGTCTTGCTTCTCCTCGCGGTCGGACTCCTCGGGGCCTGTGCCACCGCCGGCGGCGCCCTGTTCGACGACGGCCGCGGGTCGTACGTCCAGGAAAACGCGCTGTCGGGCAAAGACAGCGTCCACGTGATGGAGGGCCGCATCTACCGCGGCATGCCGATCGACCACGCGCTGGCGGCCCTGGGGCCGCCCGCCAGCCAAGACACGACGACGGCCGACGGCGAGACGCGCGTCGAGTACGTGTACCGGTCCCGCCCCAATGCCTTCGACCCCGGCAACGTCCCCCGGGCGTACGTCTACGCGGAGGAGCAGACAGTGACCGACTGGACGGGCCTCGACCGGATCCCCCGCTTCGACGCGTACTACGAGGGCGGGATGTAGGGGCACCTCCCCACCCGGCCTACCAGAACCGCAGCAGACTCACGCCGACGCTCAGGCCGGACGCGTCGAGCCGCTTGGTGAGGTCGAGGCGCAGGGTATCCTCAAGCAGGCCGTTGACCGAGAGGCCCACCTCGTGGTGGAATCCGTCCGCCCGTTGAACCGCCGTGCCGCGCCGTTGAAGCCGCTGCTCGGTGCCGTCGTCAATCCAGGTGCGCCCGTGGCCGCCGTGCAGGAGGAGCTCAATGTCCTGCTCGACCGGCGCCTGCCACCCAAGGAGCTCGAAGGGCACCGTGCGGAAGTTGTGCTCCCAGAACAGGGCCACGTGGTGCTCGCCCTGGTACGGGCGATCGTCGAGCGTGCGGAGCGCCCCGAACGGCGTGTAGGGCTGCGGGCTCGCCTCGATCACGCCGAAGCGCTGTAGGGGGAGGGCCCCGAACGACGCCCCGGCGTCGATCCGAAGATCCAACGCGTTGGGACGGAAGCGGCGCTGGAAGAAGGTTTCGATGCGGGCATCGGCCACCGCCTCCACTCGCGTGAAGTCGAAGTCGCTCGCCGCAAGCCCTGGATCGCTGTGCTCCACGGACCCCTGCAGGCGGTTGATCGGGAGAACGCCGAGCAGCCCGCCGTCGCCCAGCGTGGCGGTGAGCGCGACCGACCGCAACCAGCCGTCCCCCACCGCGGGGTTCACCGGCTGCGTGACGGAGCGGCCGAGGGCATTGTAGTCTGTGCTCTTCGCGACGGAGAAGTGGCGCTCGTTGCGAAGCCGGAGGGCGAGGCCCAGGTTGGGACTGGAGAAAGCGTGCCGGACGGACACGTGGAGGCGCTCATTGCCGAAGTAGTCGAAGTAGTCCGGCGCCCCTGCGAGCGTCCAGAGGCTGTTTGAGAGGCGTGCCCAGAGCGGGGCGATGCGGGAGCGGGCCCGGTAGCGCGGCTCGATGCCGTAGTGGTACCCGGCGGACAGGGTCGTATTGTCGCCCAATGGCAGGGTGGCGTCGCCCCCGTACGACCACTGCGTGGATCCCGACGGGCCGGTGTTGTAGCCGCCCCGCCCCGTGACGGCGAGCGGCCCGACGCCGAGGTCGAGTCGCAGGCCAACGTGCCCCCCCTCCACGCGGTTGAAGCGAAGAATCGGAAGCCCGCCCTCTACGTCGACGAACGAGGCAGTTGCCTCGTCGCCGGCCCCATCCGTCGTGTCGGACGCGGCCGTCTCGTCCGCGTCCCCTCCAAAGCTGATCCCTCCCTCCTCGACGAGACCGAGGTCTTGAAGCCATCCGTAGAGCCCGCCCGGGTCGAATGCGTCCTGCACCGTATCGGTGCTGTCGATCTGCTCGTACGCCGTCTGCTCGTCCTGCGAGTACGGCACGAACGGGCCGCCCTCCAGCGAGTCGGGCTGGGCGCTGGAAAGGGCCGGAATGCCCACTGTGCTATCGGCACGCACCGCGACCTCGTCGGTCTCGCCGTCGGCGCCGTAGAGCGAATCGGGAAGCGGCTCGTTGATCTGATACTCGTTCAGGCGGCTGACCTGACGAATGCGAATGTCGGAGAGCGAAATAAGCGCGGACAACTGCACGTCTAGGTCGCGGCGGGCCCGGAAGTCGACGGGCAGCCAGTACGGCCCGCCGAAGTTGGAGAATTGCTGCTCGAAGGTGATATCGACCTCCTTTAGCACCCGCGACGTGCTCAGCGAGGGGGTGGGGCGGAGTTGGGCTTCGAGCAGGGCGTAGGCGCTGTCGAGCACCGTCACGGTGCCCCGGAACGTGGACGAGAGGCGATTGGCCGGCTCCACCTCGATGCGGAAGGCCTGCCGTCCGTCGATGGCGCGCGTGGTGTCGAGCGTAAAGTCGTAGTAGTCGAGCGCGTCCGGGTGGGTGACGCCGACCATCTGATTCCCGAAGACCCCGACGTTGTCCTCGTACAGGTTGAGGACCGTCGCGGCGGCGGGGAGGGCCGACTCGGCAATGCCCTGCAGGTTGGCGGTGCCGCGCTGGGAGCGCACCACCTCTCGGGTGCCCCGCTCCGCGTCCCAGAACGCGGTGGTCTGGCTTTCGGCCACGGCGACAATCGCCGTGTCATTGGCCAGCGTGAACCGGTTGTACGCCTCCACCGAATAGCGTTTGAGCGCCGGCCACCACGCCTGCTTGTTCTCAATCACGCGCCGCATGATGGTCTCGCCGGGGTTTCCGGAGCCCGTCACCTGGACCTCGTCCATCTGCACGGTCGAGGGCGCTAGGCGAAAGGTCTGCCGCGGCGGCGTGTCGGTAGTGATGCGGCGGCGGGCGGACTCATAGCCGACGTAGCGCACGACGACGGTGGCCGGCAGGCTGTCGAGCGCCAGGGTGTACTGCCCGTCCACGTTCGTGATGGTGCCCTGGTACGTGTCCGCGATGCGGAGATTGGCCTGCGGCAGGGGGTCGCCGGTCTCCGCGTCCACCACGCGTCCCTCCAGGAGGGCGGCGGTTGTGTCCTGCGCGTGGGCGGCGGTCGGGCCGACTGCCAGCGGGAGAAGGGGCAGTAGGACAAGGTAGAAAAGACGCAGGGCGGTGCGTCGGGCCATGGGTCAGCTCCAGGGATCGTCCACGGGAATCCAGTCGAGGGCGAGTGGGTCGCGTCGCCTATCCAATCGAGATGTCCGCGCCCGCCAGCGCCGGTTCCTCCACCGTTTCCTCGCGCTCCAGCTTTCCGTCGCGGAGGTGGATGACGCGGCGGGCGTGATGGGCGATGGCCTTCTCGTGGGTCACGAGCAGAATGGTATTGCCCTGCCGGTGGAGCCCCTCCAGGAGCTCCATGATCTCGTCGCCGGTCTCGGTGTCGAGGTTGCCAGTCGGCTCGTCGGCCAGCAGGAGCGCGGGGCGGTTCACGAGGGCCCGGGCCGTCGCCACGCGCTGGCGCTGCCCCCCCGACAGCTCGTTGGGGCGGTGGTCCAGGCGGTCGCCGAGCCCCACGCTGCGGAGCGCCTCCGCCGCCCGCTCGCGCCGGTCGCGCTTCGACATGCCGGCGTAGATGAGCGGCAGCTCGGCGTTGCGCAGGCAGTTGACGCGGGGCAGCAGGTTGAACGTCTGAAAGACGAACCCAATCTCGTGGTTGCGGATCTCCGCGAGCTCATCGTCGGAGAACGTGCTCACGTCCTCGCCCCGGAGGTGATAGGTGCCGCTCGTGGGCGTGTCGAGGCACCCGAGCATATTCATGAACGTCGACTTCCCCGAGCCGGAGGGCCCCATGACGGCCACGTAGTCGCCTTCTTCGATCGAGAGCGTGACGCCATCGAGCGCCCACACTTCCTGGCTCCCCATCATGTATCGCTTCTTCAGCCCGTTCACTTCGATGAGGGCCCGGTCCGACGCGTTGGTCGGGGCCCCGTTGGCGGCGAGTGCTTCCATGGCGGTCGCGGATGTGCTATGAGCAAAACGGGTGCGCGGACGTCGTGTGTCCAGTCTCGGTCGCCCTCGGCTGTAAGGTTGGCCCCCCGGCGGGGCCATGCACCGGCCCTCGCCGGGCTCCTCCTACTGGGTCATGGCGATGGTTTCGCCCGACGGGCCGCCCTCGTCGCCGGTTTGGATCTTCATCCCGGGCTCCAGCTCGCGGCTGACGGCACTGTACGGCCCGGTGATGACCGTCTCGCCCCCCTCCAGGCCGGCCGTAATTTCCATGTACGTGTCGTCGGCGATGCCGGTGTTCACCTCCACCATCCGGGCCGAGTCGCCCGCCGCCACGAACACGACGCGGCGCAGGTCCTCCACCGCCCCGTCGCCCTGTGCGGCCGCGCCGGACGCGTCGCCGGAACGCGTCTTGGCGAAGTCGCGCACGGTGACGGCCTGGATGGGCACGGCCACCGCCTCCTCCGCGGTCTCGGTGTAGATGTCGACCGCCCCACTCATGCCGGGGCGAATCACCGGCGAGCGTGCGCCCTCGCGTGGGACCTCGGGGCGCGCAATGGCGCCCTCATCGCCGCTCGTAAGCCCGGTGTTGGGGTTGTCGAGCACCCGGATCGTGACGGGGAAATTGGTCACCTCGTTCTGGCTTCCCTCGTTCTGGATGCGGGCCGAGTTGGCGATCTCCGTGACGGCCCCCTGGAAGGAACGGTCGGGGTGCGCGTCGAACTCGATCGTGGCGGAGTCCCGTGACGCAACGTTCACCACGTCGCCCTCGTTGACGTCCACCTCCAGCTCCATCTGCCCGAGCCGCGACACGCGCATCATTTCGGTTCCGGCCCGCTGCTGGGTCCCCACCACGCGCTCGCCCTCCTCCACTTCGAGCCGCGTGAGCGTGCCCGACATGGGGGCGTAGATGCGGGTCTTCTGGAGCTGCTCGCGGGCGTCCTGCAGGTCGGCCCGCGCGCTCTCGACCCGGAAGCGCGCCGCCCGCAGCTGCGCCACGGCCTGCTCGTACGTGGACTTGGCGTCCTCAAAGTCGCTCGCCGAGACGACCTCCTTCTCGTACAACTTCTTCTGTCGGTCGTAGGTGCGGCGGGCCTGCACCGAGTCGGCCTTGCGCTGGGCGAGGGTGGCCTTCGCCTCCGAGACGCCCGCCTCGGCCCGCTCCACGGCGGCCCGGTAATCGTCGGCCTTGAGGCGGGCGAGCAGGTCGCCCTGCTGCACCACGTCGCCCTCCTTCACGGGGAGCTCCACGATCTCCCCCGACACGTCGGGGCTGATCTCGACCTCCACCTCGGGCTGGGCGCGGCCGAAGGCCGTCACCACCTCGGTGATGGTGCGGCGCTCGGCCCGCTCCGACTCGACCTGCAGGCCGCGCTCACCGCCGCCAAACCACCCCAGTTGCCACCCGAGGCCCCCAGCAACGAGGAGGACGAGCAGCAGGCCGCCGCCCGCGTACAACATGCGATTCGAGGTGCTCTTCGAGGAGGCCATGGCTGAGAAAATCTCTGTTCTGTAGAGAGGCACGAAAAGGACGGTGGGGCTCTACGGCTCGGCCGGCGCGCCCAGGAGGGGCGCAGACGGGGAGAGCCGTCCCACATTGTAGTCGATCCGCTTCTGCTGGAAGAAGAGCTCGTATCGGGCCCGCACCTGCTGGCTGGCCGCATCGACGTAGTCGCGAATCGCATTCTGCAGCTCCACGATGTCGGCGGACCCGAGCTCGTAGCGCTCCTGGGCGGCCGTGCGGGCCCGCTCGGCGGCCCGGAGGCGCTTGTTCGCCGCCTCCAGCTGCTGCACCGCATTCCGGTAGTCGAGGTACGACTGCCGCACCTGCAGGGCAATCTCCTGGCGCTGGTCCTGGAGCGCATACTCGGCGTCCTGCGCCTGCACCTGGGCCTGCTCCACCTGGTTGCTGCGCTGGAGCCGGTCGAAGAGGGGAATGCTGATGGACAGCGAGAGGCCGCCGCCCCGGTTTACGTCGAGCTGGTTGGCGAAGTCGTCGCTCGCATTTCCCGCCACCCCCCTGCTCGACCAGTCCGTCCCGTAGCTTCCGCTCAGCGACAGGGTGGGGTAGTAGGCCGACCGCGCAGACCGGACGCCCTGTTCGGCCGCCCGCCGCTCGGCCTCCGCCACGCGCAGGTCCAGGCGCTTCCGGAACGCCTCGTCGATCAGGGCGGGCAGCTCCTGCCGGCTGGAGTCCAGGGTTGCCCCCTCCAAATCGGGCACGCGGAAGTCGTAGGCCTCCCGGGGGTTGAGCTGGAGGGTCTGGATGAGCCGGGTCTGGGTGACCTCCCGCTCCCGCTTCCCCTGCAGGAGCTGCTGCTCGGCATCGGCCAGGTCGGCCTCGGCGGTGAACAGGTCCGACTCGGGCCGGGAGCCCGCCTCCACGAACTGCTCAATCTGCCGGAGGCGCTGGCGCTGGGCCGCCACCTGCTCCCGCCGCACCCGCACGATCTCGCGGCTCTCGACCAGCGCAATGAACCGGTCCATCACGTCGAACACGACCTCCCGCCGCGTGCGCTTCAGGTTGGTCTGGTCCGCCCCCGCCTGCTCGCGGGCCCCCCGGAGGGAGGAAATGTTCTCGAACCCGTTGAAGAGCGTGATGCTCGACCGGCCGCTCAGGTTGAAAAAGTCCGTCGACTGCGTGGTGAAATCGCCCGTCACCTGACTAAAGTTGCGCCCGACGCGCCGCGTGACGTCCGAATCGATACTCAGATTGGGCGCAAAGTCCATCCACTCGGACCGCACCTGCACGTTGGACTGCCGGGCCTGGGCCTGGGCCCGCTTGATGTTGGTGTTCTGGTCGAGGGCGGTGCGCACCGCCTCGTCGAACGTGACCTGCGTGGTGTCTTGCGGCGGCTGCATCTGCGCGGTCGCCGGGGCGACCCCGAACGCGAGGAGGACGGCGAGGAGGCTCAGCCCAGCCGAGACGGGACGGAAGAGGGGAAGTCGTCGCATAGAAAATGTCGAGAATGAGGTAAGAACACGAAGGGTCGGCGCCGACCGCTACTCGTACCGGAGGGACTCGATGGGGTCGAGGCGGGCGGCCTTGTAGGCCGGGTAGCCGCCGAAGACGATGGCCAGCAGGGTGACGCCCCCCACGGCAATGGCCGCCCACATCCACGGGAAGGAGGGACTGATGTCCCAGTAGAGGGCCGCCAGGTTGCCGCCCAGCCCCCCCAGCACAATGCCGATCAGGCCCCCAATCTGGCACAGGATGATCGCCTCCAGCAGAAACTGGCCCAGGATGTTGCGCCACTTCGCCCCCACCGCCTTGCGGATGCCAATCTCTTTCGTTCGTTCGGTCACGGAGACGAGCATGATGTTCATGATGCCCACCCCGGCGGCCAGCAGGGAGATGAGCCCCACGAGCGCCCCGCCCGTCGTGAGCGTGCTCGTGAACTGGCCGAAGGTGCTGCGGAGAAAGTCGCTCGACTCGATGTTGAACGTGCTGGGGGCGCCGGGCGCCACCTGCCGAATGACCCGCAACTGGCTTCGCACCTCGTCTTCCGCGGCCGTCAGTTGGCGGGGCGAGGCGGCCCGGATGCGCGTGTCGTCCATGTTGCGGCCGCCGCTTCCGTACGCCCCCGCAAGGTGCGTGAGGGGGGCGTACACCCGCGTGTTCGGGCTCCGAAACAGCCCCGCCTTCTCGGCCAGGACCCCCACCACCTCCAGCCGCACCCGCCCGATTCGCACCTGCTGGCCGAGTGGGCTGACGGCCGGGAAGAGCACGTCGGCCACCTCCGACCCAA
This window encodes:
- a CDS encoding ABC transporter permease produces the protein MSGLETIREALQALRANKLRSALTLLGIVIGVFAVIAAVTAVDVIDQYFKSSIQGFGASTFSVERYDYGGGDGPGRYHPPITHDQVLRLKERVGTDLTVSVSERYDGGVKAQSDRQETNPNVSLYGTDEAFLSNFGYEMRAGRPFVEQDVQGGRPVALLGSEVADVLFPAVSPLGQQVRIGRVRLEVVGVLAEKAGLFRSPNTRVYAPLTHLAGAYGSGGRNMDDTRIRAASPRQLTAAEDEVRSQLRVIRQVAPGAPSTFNIESSDFLRSTFGQFTSTLTTGGALVGLISLLAAGVGIMNIMLVSVTERTKEIGIRKAVGAKWRNILGQFLLEAIILCQIGGLIGIVLGGLGGNLAALYWDISPSFPWMWAAIAVGGVTLLAIVFGGYPAYKAARLDPIESLRYE